One Pempheris klunzingeri isolate RE-2024b unplaced genomic scaffold, fPemKlu1.hap1 Scaffold_335, whole genome shotgun sequence genomic window, aaactttcactcaatcagctagcttaaggagacatcaacgcattcacactggagagaaaccgtgtagctgtgaccagtgtgggaaaactttcactgaatcagctagcttaaggatccatcaacgcattcacactggagagaaaccattctGGTGTGACCAATGTGGAAAAACTTTCAGTCAATCTGCTACCTTAAGGATCCatcaacacattcacactggagagaaaccgtatggctgtgaccagtgtgggaaaactttcactcGATCAACTGAGTTAATGAGACATCGAcgtattcacactggagagaaaccgtatggctgtgaccagtgtgggaaaactttcagtcaatCAACCAAtttaaggagccatcaacgcattcacactggagagaaaccgtatggctgtgaccagtgtgggaaaactttcactgaATCAACTagcttaaggagccatcaacgcattcacactggagagaaaccgttctggtgtgaccaatgtgggaaagctttcactgcaCCAGCTAACTTAAGGAGCCATCagcgcattcacactggagagaaaccgtatagctgtgaccaatgtgggaaagctttcactcaatcaaatagct contains:
- the LOC139225517 gene encoding zinc finger protein ZFP2-like encodes the protein KRRGRDGPTCHRCQHCDKSFTTQNDLKVHQRIHTGEKPFWCDQCGKVFARSTHLRSHQRIHTGEKPYSCDQCGKTFTQSAQLRSHQRIHTGEKPYSCDQCGKAFTVSTTLRIHQRTHTGEKPFCCDQCGKTFTESASLRIHQRIHTGEKPFWCDQCGKTFSQSATLRIHQHIHTGEKPYGCDQCGKTFTRSTELMRHRRIHTGEKPYGCDQCGKTFSQSTNLRSHQRIHTGEKPYGCDQCGKTFTESTSLRSHQRIHTGEKPFWCDQCGKAFTAPANLRSHQRIHTGEKPYSCDQCGKAFTQSNSLRSHQRIHTGEKPFWCDQCGSTFASQSGLRSHQNTHTSLL